The proteins below are encoded in one region of Methanoculleus taiwanensis:
- the cgi121 gene encoding KEOPS complex subunit Cgi121, with the protein MDRITCEIHRATARIDDKIAFLHRVRAIADTYETHIILFDADLMAGEKHVRTALEHAYRSYAAGTPIANSLEMEVLLYAAGTRQCLVATNFGIHQGENRLYTCICPPAAGARKELAAVMTFVEEEFGGIDEAKAERLMEAFGITRDELEAVGEDRIAELVLERVALLDVYR; encoded by the coding sequence ATGGATAGGATTACGTGTGAAATACACCGGGCCACCGCCCGGATAGACGATAAAATTGCATTTCTACACCGGGTGCGAGCGATCGCGGATACTTACGAGACCCATATCATCCTCTTTGATGCCGATCTGATGGCAGGAGAGAAGCACGTCAGGACGGCGCTCGAGCATGCATACCGATCCTACGCTGCCGGGACGCCGATCGCAAACTCACTCGAGATGGAAGTGCTGCTCTATGCAGCAGGGACACGCCAGTGCCTGGTCGCGACGAACTTCGGGATACACCAGGGTGAGAACCGGCTCTACACCTGCATCTGCCCCCCTGCAGCGGGAGCCCGCAAGGAACTTGCCGCCGTCATGACGTTTGTAGAAGAGGAGTTCGGGGGGATCGATGAGGCGAAGGCGGAGCGCCTGATGGAGGCCTTCGGGATCACCCGGGACGAACTCGAAGCAGTCGGGGAAGATCGAATTGCCGAGCTCGTTCTCGAGCGGGTCGCACTCCTCGATGTCTACCGGTGA